In the genome of Gadus morhua chromosome 14, gadMor3.0, whole genome shotgun sequence, one region contains:
- the bnc1 gene encoding zinc finger protein basonuclin-1, protein MAEAICCTLVNCNCDSFKPGKLKRRQCENCRHGWVAHALSKLKVHHMYQSSQVEIVHSNVVFDICSLMLYGTQAIPVRLKILLDRLFSVLKQEEVIQILNALDWTLQDYIRGYVLQDVAGKVLDRWAIMTFEEEIATLQQFLRFGETKSIVELMALQDKEGQAVLVPSTRTNSDIRTFIERSTPRAAPATSPSLSSSSSPTPKVEKIGGDGRTNVHHFENFINSMAFMLPFQLLGSIPAPLLGSHPGSLGSRHPPMHQQSILGGLEQQQQQQPGLQGLRREDQGPECHGGKESDLPLSQPLAEGSLVGSSSASFTSDLGRGGGGDNHMDSLSCGGVTAKMEADDFPTSDNYSDGSSTPCTPSMSCEMPHMSPESKLRFLDRNGGSGGGLGVGSLKKGRVYCSACEKTFYDKGTLKIHYNAVHLKIKHKCTIDGCNMVFSSLRSRNRHSANPNPRLHMPMNRNNRDKDLRGGSMSGDEGSEGEKRSEYGASVPVASSEGHKSVPSYVVSHVDTSSKLHGSSFPSMGQSGILFPNLKTVQPVLPFYRSLVTPAELANTPGNLPSLPLLSSSVPLKPTMLPDYCTADLIPKKKSRKSSMPIKIEKEAVEQDEGKGSCSEDEASMTHHGRKDRQENGDWRGLVGTERKRNEIRGIYFSEEREREDPMRPSEQSPDRETTRGEEPGQGEAGDEEATRQGETGVITCASFPFDQSRGKRNADDLSLCRAGEGGRMDCERVHSIPAEDKMGDLEGSDGERRLTNGGTFQHRESDTCPNNNNNHGNKTDDDDDYGCDPGNGLFESDSGMPHHCELCSKTFKNPYSVKMHYRNVHLKEMHMCTVNGCHAAFPSRRSRDRHSANINLHHKLLTKDSYSPSGPHYGPSPITRDRDASAAGALDYCSEQRDRDLLHRDPAGQASVIFRGHNRMGLVFPMSKMTDPPSEHPALSPSEDMDREETGEALGGGGGGGGGGGGGGGEGGGVDGEAVLDLSTTSTSTTSAAPAAQRGTPCGVLPRSSWDSDGVGSGEEADGLEEEEEEEEEGEEEEEEGEESALPMEYSDESCDGLGAGKPGIGVGEEDGESGLVGNRTPGGGGLGGPPQGGPLQAGGGAGGVGGGMGSPITCHICHKVYSNKGTFRAHYKTVHLRLLHKCKVPGCDTSFSSVRSRNRHSQNPNLHRNLAVGSGTPLLNQE, encoded by the exons GCTATCTGCTGCACTTTGGTTAACTGTAACTGTGACAGCTTCAAGCCGGGGAAACTGAAGAGAAGACAGTGTGAAAACTGCAGACATGGCTGGGTAGCGCACG CTCTGAGCAAACTGAAGGTTCACCACATGTACCAGAGCAGCCAGGTGGAGATCGTCCATTCCAACGTGGTGTTTGACATCTGCAGCCTGATGCTGTACGGCACGCAGGCCATCCCCGTCCGCCTCAAGATCCTCCTGGACCGCCTCTTCTCCGTCCTCAAGCAGGAGGAGGTCATCCAGATCCTCAACGCCCTCGACTGGACCCTTCAGGACTACATACGAGGCTACGTACTGCAG GACGTAGCCGGTAAGGTGCTGGACCGCTGGGCCATAATGACGTTCGAGGAAGAGATCGCCACTCTGCAGCAGTTCCTGCGCTTTGGCGAGACCAAGTCCATCGTGGAGCTGATGGCCCTGCAGGACAAAGAGGGCCAGGCGGTGTTGGTGCCCAGCACGCGCACCAACTCAGACATTCGCACCTTCATCGAGCGCAGCACGCCACGCGCCGCCCCCGCCACCAgccccagcctctcctcctcctcctcgcccacgCCGAAGGTGGAGAAGATTGGCGGCGACGGGCGCACCAACGTGCACCACTTTGAGAACTTTATCAACAGCATGGCGTTCATGCTGCCCTTCCAGCTGCTGGGCTCCATCCCCGCGCCGCTCCTGGGCTCACACCCGGGATCGCTCGGGTCGCGGCACCCACCCATGCACCAGCAGTCCATCCTTGGGgggctggagcagcagcagcagcagcagccgggcCTGCAGGGCCTGAGGCGAGAGGACCAGGGCCCAGAGTGCCACGGGGGAAAGGAGAGCGACCTCCCACTGTCCCAGCCCCTGGCGGAGGGCAGTCTCGTCGGGTCCAGCTCAGCCTCCTTCACGTCTGACCTGggccggggcggcggcggcgacaaTCACATGGACAGCCTCTCCTGCGGCGGCGTCACCGCCAAGATGGAGGCGGACGACTTCCCGACCAGCGACAACTACTCCGACGGCTCCTCCACGCCGTGCACGCCCTCCATGAGCTGCGAGATGCCGCACATGTCCCCCGAGAGCAAGCTGCGCTTCCTGGACAGGAACGGCGGGAGCGGGGGCGGGCTGGGAGTCGGCTCCCTGAAGAAGGGCCGGGTGTACTGCAGCGCCTGCGAGAAGACCTTCTACGACAAGGGCACGCTCAAGATCCACTACAACGCGGTGCACCTGAAGATCAAGCACAAGTGCACCATCGACGGCTGCAACATGGTGTTCAGCTCGCTGCGCAGCCGCAACCGCCACAGCGCCAACCCCAACCCGCGCCTCCACATGCCCATGAACCGCAACAACCGGGACAAGGACCTGAGGGGGGGCAGCATGTCCGGCGACGAGGGCTCGGAAGGGGAGAAGAGATCCGAGTACGGCGCCTCCGTCCCCGTCGCCTCGTCGGAGGGCCACAAGTCGGTGCCCAGCTACGTGGTGAGCCACGTGGACACGAGCTCCAAGCTCCACGGCAGCTCCTTCCCCAGCATGGGCCAGAGCGGCATCCTCTTCCCCAACCTGAAGACGGTGCAGCCCGTTCTGCCCTTCTACCGCAGTCTGGTCACTCCGGCGGAGCTCGCCAACACCCCGGGGaatctgccctccctccctttgcTCTCCTCGTCGGTTCCCCTTAAGCCCACGATGTTGCCGGACTACTGCACCGCAGATCTCATACCAAAGAAGAAGTCCAGGAAGTCCAGCATGCCCATCAAAATAGAGAAGGAGGCGGTGGAGCAGGACGAAGGCAAGGGGAGCTGTTCCGAGGACGAGGCGTCTATGACGCATCACGGCAGGAAAGACCGTCAGGAGAACGGCGACTGGCGAGGGCTAGTGGggacggagaggaagaggaacgaAATCAGAGGCATTTACTTTAgcgaggagagggaaagagaggaccCTATGCGGCCATCAGAGCAGAgcccagacagagagaccacCAGGGGTGAGGAACCAGGCCAGGGTGAGGCTGGAGACGAGGAGGCTACACGGCAGGGTGAGACGGGTGTGATCACCTGCGCGTCCTTCCCCTTCGACCAATCCCGCGGCAAGCGAAATGCGGACGACCTCTCCCTCTGTCGAGCCGGCGAGGGGGGCAGGATGGATTGTGAGCGAGTCCACTCGATTCCGGCGGAGGACAAGATGGGCGACCTGGAAGGGTCGGACGGGGAGCGACGGCTGACCAACGGGGGAACCTTCCAGCACCGGGAGTCTGACACTTGTccgaacaacaacaacaaccacggCAACAAAacggacgacgacgacgactacGGCTGTGACCCGGGGAACGGGCTCTTTGAGTCCGACTCGGGCATGCCGCACCACTGCGAGCTGTGCAGCAAGACCTTCAAGAACCCCTACAGCGTGAAGATGCACTACCGCAACGTGCACCTGAAGGAGATGCACATGTGCACGGTGAACGGCTGCCACGCCGCCTTCCCCTCTCGCCGGAGCAGGGACAG ACACAGCGCCAACATCAACCTGCACCACAAGCTGCTGACCAAAGACTCTTACTCACCCAGCGGCCCCCACTACGGCCCCTCACCCATCACCCGGGACCGGGACGCCTCCGCGGCCGGGGCCCTCGACTACTGCTCGGAGCAGAGGGACCGGGACCTCCTCCACCGGGACCCTGCAGGACAGGCTTCCGTCATCTTCAGGGGCCACAACCGCATGGGGCTTGTCTTCCCCATGAGCAAGATGACCGACCCGCCGTCGGAGCACCCGGCGCTATCCCCCTCGGAGGACATGGACCGAGAAGAGACGGGAGAAGcgttgggtggaggaggaggaggaggaggaggaggaggaggaggaggaggcgaaggaggaGGTGTGGACGGGGAGGCGGTGCTCGACCTGAGCACcacttccacctccaccacctcggcCGCTCCAGCTGCCCAGCGCGGTACCCCATGTGGTGTTCTCCCTCGCTCCTCCTGGGACTCTGACGGAGTGGGCAGCGGCGAGGAGGCCGacggcctggaggaggaggaggaggaggaggaagagggagaggaggaggaggaggaaggagaagagtcGGCCCTGCCCATGGAGTACAGCGACGAGAGCTGTGACGGGCTGGGCGCGGGGAAGCCTGGCATCGGCGTTGGCGAGGAGGACGGAGAGTCGGGGCTCGTGGGTAACCGaaccccaggaggaggaggtttgggCGGGCCTCCCCAGGGGGGCCCGCTGcaggcggggggcggggccggcggcgTGGGAGGCGGCATGGGTTCTCCGATCACCTGCCACATCTGCCACAAGGTCTACAGTAACAAGGGCACGTTCAGGGCCCACTACAAGACCGTCCATCTGCGGCTGCTGCACAAGTGCAAGGTTCCCGGCTGCGACACGTCCTTCTCGTCTGTCCGGAGCCGCAATAGACACAGCCAgaaccccaacctccacaggaaccTGGCGGTAGGCTCAGGAACCCCGCTCCTCAACCAGGAGTAG